One part of the Terriglobales bacterium genome encodes these proteins:
- the bamA gene encoding outer membrane protein assembly factor BamA, translating to MLFLWAGNAFAQQQLIESIRIHGNRRIPAETVRARIFTREGDVYDEAGLQRDFASLWNTGYFEDLRIEREDSTKGFIIHFYVKEKPTIREIEYKGLNSVSQSDVLDRFKQRKVGLTVENQYDPTKVKRAEVVLKEMLAEHGRQFATVRSEVRPIPPASVAVTFVVTEGPKVKVGKIAFEGNANVSSRYLRNSMKNLKPIGLPHSIVLENLISRTYDATKLQEDTERVRDAYQQKGYFKALVQDPKTQVRDTAPGFPWLFRKAGKAMDITIPVEEGTTYRLAAITFHGNKALTNNAALRRLFPMKDGELFNTEMVRKGLKNLREAYGEFGYINFTAVPDTKIDDDKHLITLDVDLDEGKQFSVRRIEFTGNTTTRDKVIRRELALEEGGVYNSKLWELSLLRLNQLNYFEALKPEQDSDVKQDNQESTVDITLKVKEKGKNSIGLTGGVSGLAGSFIGLNYQTNNFLGLGETLTVDFNIGSYQRNITFGFTEPYAFDRPLQLGFTIFSTKYEYNQAQIASQQLGSQLNLPQSTLNTLQDYSQSSTGFTLSAAYALRRSFKRIGLTYAFDRTSVTTFSQASQNLFQNIAFRGISGPNALEGVISSKVIPSLSFSTIDSPLKPHRGQSLYLATEIAGLGGNVRDLRPVAEYKRWIPMKGIHFNRDGNQSLGFRVQGSFVTGFGGLVAPPFQRFYQGGDNDLRGFDIRTIGPYSFIVQDYNIPLVNPDGTSVLKDPSNPRAGIVTVPVPLYSIVLPGGDTSIVANAEYRIPIAGPVTLALFSDFGMNMILRNSQLRISDQTLNTLNTTLFGCPTLDPAFNCAGGVSLGSFPQNLQIVDGTNYVPRMSTGVEFQVLMPVLNAPVRVYYAWNPLILNSTAIPPFVVTRSMFPAGGAGDYTFQQLQQQASGYKLLEPRHTFRFTFATTF from the coding sequence GTGCTTTTCCTCTGGGCGGGGAACGCCTTTGCCCAGCAACAGCTCATCGAATCCATCCGCATCCACGGCAACCGCCGCATCCCGGCGGAGACCGTGCGGGCGCGCATCTTCACCCGCGAAGGGGACGTGTACGACGAGGCCGGCCTGCAACGCGACTTCGCTTCCCTGTGGAACACCGGCTACTTCGAGGACTTGCGCATCGAGCGCGAGGACAGCACCAAGGGCTTCATCATCCATTTCTACGTGAAGGAAAAGCCGACCATCCGGGAGATCGAATACAAGGGCCTGAACTCGGTCTCGCAGAGCGACGTGCTCGACCGCTTCAAGCAGCGCAAGGTAGGCCTCACGGTCGAGAACCAGTACGACCCCACCAAGGTGAAACGGGCGGAGGTGGTGCTGAAGGAGATGCTCGCGGAGCACGGGCGCCAGTTCGCCACCGTCCGCTCGGAGGTCAGGCCCATTCCCCCGGCCTCGGTGGCGGTCACTTTTGTGGTCACCGAAGGGCCCAAGGTGAAGGTGGGCAAGATCGCCTTCGAGGGAAACGCGAACGTGAGTTCCCGCTACCTGCGGAACTCGATGAAGAACCTGAAGCCCATCGGCCTGCCGCACTCCATCGTGCTGGAGAACCTGATCTCCCGCACTTACGACGCCACCAAGCTGCAGGAAGACACGGAGCGGGTGCGCGACGCGTATCAGCAGAAGGGCTACTTCAAGGCGCTGGTGCAGGACCCCAAGACCCAGGTACGCGACACCGCCCCCGGCTTTCCCTGGCTCTTCCGCAAAGCCGGCAAGGCCATGGACATCACCATCCCGGTGGAGGAAGGGACGACCTACCGCCTGGCGGCCATCACCTTTCACGGCAACAAGGCGCTCACCAACAATGCCGCCCTGCGCAGGCTGTTCCCGATGAAAGACGGAGAGCTGTTCAATACCGAGATGGTGCGCAAGGGCCTGAAGAACCTCCGCGAGGCCTACGGGGAGTTCGGCTACATCAACTTCACCGCCGTCCCCGACACCAAGATCGACGACGACAAGCACCTCATCACCCTCGACGTCGACCTGGACGAAGGGAAGCAATTCTCCGTGCGGCGCATCGAGTTCACGGGCAACACCACCACCCGCGACAAGGTCATCCGGCGCGAGCTGGCGCTGGAAGAGGGCGGCGTCTACAACAGCAAGCTGTGGGAGCTCAGCCTGCTGCGCCTGAACCAGCTCAACTATTTCGAGGCCCTCAAGCCGGAGCAGGATTCCGACGTCAAACAGGACAACCAGGAGAGCACGGTCGATATCACCCTCAAGGTCAAGGAAAAGGGCAAGAATTCCATCGGCCTGACCGGCGGGGTCAGCGGCCTGGCCGGTTCCTTCATCGGCCTGAACTATCAGACCAACAACTTCCTGGGTCTGGGCGAGACCCTGACGGTGGATTTCAACATCGGCAGCTACCAGCGCAACATCACCTTCGGATTCACCGAGCCCTACGCGTTCGACCGGCCGCTGCAGCTCGGCTTCACCATCTTCAGCACTAAATACGAGTACAACCAGGCGCAGATCGCCTCGCAGCAACTGGGCTCGCAGCTCAACCTGCCGCAGAGCACCCTTAACACGCTGCAGGACTATTCCCAGTCCAGCACCGGGTTCACCCTCAGCGCGGCCTACGCTCTGCGCCGCTCCTTCAAGCGCATCGGGCTCACCTATGCGTTCGATCGTACGTCGGTCACGACATTCAGCCAGGCGTCGCAGAACCTGTTCCAGAACATCGCCTTCCGCGGCATCTCCGGACCGAACGCGCTGGAGGGAGTGATCAGCAGCAAGGTGATTCCGTCGTTGTCTTTCAGCACCATCGACAGCCCGTTGAAGCCCCACCGCGGGCAGAGCTTATACCTGGCCACCGAGATCGCCGGGCTGGGCGGGAACGTGCGCGACCTCCGACCGGTGGCGGAATACAAGCGCTGGATCCCGATGAAGGGGATTCATTTCAACCGTGACGGCAACCAGTCGCTTGGCTTCCGGGTGCAGGGATCGTTTGTCACCGGTTTTGGGGGGCTGGTGGCGCCTCCCTTCCAGCGGTTCTACCAGGGCGGCGACAACGACCTGCGGGGTTTCGATATCCGCACCATCGGCCCCTATAGCTTCATCGTGCAGGATTACAACATCCCACTGGTGAACCCGGACGGAACCTCGGTCTTGAAAGACCCCTCCAACCCGCGCGCCGGCATAGTGACGGTCCCAGTGCCTCTGTACAGCATCGTGCTGCCCGGCGGCGATACCAGCATCGTGGCCAATGCCGAATACCGCATACCCATCGCCGGACCCGTGACCCTGGCCCTGTTCAGCGACTTTGGCATGAACATGATCCTGCGCAACTCGCAGTTGCGCATCTCCGACCAGACACTGAACACCCTGAATACCACTCTCTTCGGCTGCCCCACGCTGGACCCGGCGTTCAATTGCGCCGGCGGCGTCTCCCTGGGCTCGTTCCCGCAGAACCTGCAGATCGTGGATGGCACCAACTACGTGCCGCGCATGTCCACCGGAGTGGAGTTCCAGGTCCTGATGCCGGTGCTGAACGCTCCGGTGCGCGTGTACTACGCCTGGAACCCGCTGATCCTGAACAGCACGGCCATCCCGCCCTTCGTGGTGACCCGCTCCATGTTCCCGGCGGGCGGCGCCGGTGATTACACCTTCCAGCAATTGCAGCAGCAGGCGTCAGGCTACAAGTTGCTGGAGCCTCGGCATACGTTCCGTTTCACTTTTGCCACCACCTTCTGA